The window TGAGGCCAGATACCAATTAACGAGTTAGGATAGGGCCTTAAGAAGGGAGGTAGGTTTCAGCTAAGACAGAAGATCAAAACAGACAGAAGCTCATTGAGACCTAAGAAGGGAGTGTTGGTCAAggtcagagagaaacaaaaaacttttttttaaaaaagaaatcttaTCCTCATAAAACCGtttcaagaaaaacaattaactgcgcatgctccacaaatgtaagataacatatagacatgaataattaattgtggcgAAGAAAattggtctgtttttaatgaggaaaggcaAAACCCCACCTAAGATAAGTACGCTCTGGAGAAAGGTATAAAAAGGGcagtgtgtttgcataatttagactttctgcagactgtctcactttattgtttcaataaagtttatttactttttgacatctactaacccTCTTTCTCTGAAGTTCTTTGACCaaggctggaaagattgtttgccACGACATGTTCCAGTTTGGGTTTTTTGAAAATTTGGTCATCTACCAGTCAGAGTAAACAAAAATTCAAAACGGTCTGTTTGACGCGTCATAAGTGGACAAGCAGTCTCACTGTTAATGGAGGTCTCAAACACAAAGTTTGTTTAGCAAGAAAGCCTGGGAAGATAACGTTAGCTTCACACCACAAGGTTGGGTTTGGAGTGCAAAGCACAATAAATACAACGTTACACAAAAGGCTGAAAGCTGTGAAACGTCCAATTCAAAACACAACTTAGCATTAAATCTACCCTTAAACCTAGATAAATTGGATTTACCAGGCAGATGTACGCGAAaagagggcgcacggtggcttagtggttagcacgttcgcctcacacctgaCTCTGAGTAATCGAcctataaaccaacaggaagtagctgATAGAAGAAGTTGTTTGTCGGAACAACCACAGCAACGCTTATAAACAAGGCGTCTCTCGTGGAGTTCCTGAATGCTGAAGaggaattgttgtgtttgttgttgacaatgtttgtttcagtaaatgtcCCTATGTATAAAGACTACAGTTACATATCAGATCTCACATGCAAACAAGTTTATTGTAATATAATCAGGTCTTTGTTCTAATTAAAAGGATTTTAATGGAAATAGATTACACTAAACATTTTTCAGGTTGGTTTGTAATCTAATATTACTGAActatataaaatcataaaagaGCCAGATCGCTCGTCATAGATTTCCAGTGATCCCAGATATTGACATTTggttaaaaagtgcattaaatcaCTGGTGTTATGCAGATGGCAAGAATACCCTCTCCCCTGACAGAGTGACAATAGTCAATTCTGGTGGTCTTTGAATGTCTGTATCCTAAGAGTCAGAGCCATGAGATGCATTTAAAAAGACATACTAACTCACAGAGGTGTCATTAACCCAACTGGAAAATGATACAAGATTCAGTCAAAATGTAATGTTGTAACATGATTTTATTGAAAAGTATAttacaaaacataataaaagcAAGAACTGAAGAAACAAGGGCCAGTACCAGTGGAACTGGCTATTAAGATTAACTTCTTAAATTAAGGACCGGGTTTGGATTTTTGATATCTCGACTCAGTGCAATGCGATTAAACTCTGCTGAAATCCCATACAACTGTAATGTGGTGTGTTGTCTGTTTGTTGTATATGAACAAAACGGGAGTGGGGACATCTCCTATGACTCGTCTTCATTGAGGAGCATGTTGGGAACTCCTCTTGAGATGGGGAATTCTCTACCAGACTCAGGACACTGCAGAGCCCCCTCTATCACCTCCACCTATTTACACAGAAACAATGACTAGTCTAAATATGCTCTGAGGTTTTCAGGCTGCATGTCTAGTAGTGATAAGTCAAACAATTAGTTCTACCAAACTGAATACTGCTTTTgacatttcagtttaattactgcaaatttatatacagtatacctaCATAATTATACAGAATATAAACAATATTGCTAACTGTCAAATAATTTCATCATGATTTAACACTAGAATAGTCTTAATTAGAAGTCGACTAATAATGGATTTTACTGATAACCAAGTTGGGCAGTACAGTACCTGCTGATAATGGATTAAttaaccgatagtttttaaaattgataccaaataaaataacactcaaagtaaaatattgctgaactttattacaaaaataaacagtactgactgtaccatgaaaatgtactgtatttttaaaaaataaaatatatatattaactattaataaatattaaagaaaataaaagatatacattcaaactgaaccaaaaagtaacactccaaataacaaacgcaaatagagacatccaaaatgatgcgaaaaacacttcaaataacagaCAAAATTTGTAAGCAATAGCTTTTATTTCGCCtatagaggccgctctcgtactgtataatgacggCGGACACTTCTCAGACTCTCCCACAATGGACGCAACTGGGAAAAAGTATTGGTATGGATGGATTTCTGCAGATAACCTATAGTTCCAGCAATTGGTTATCAGTGCAGATTAAtctgcaaaaccgatcaatcagtcgacctctagTCTTAATGTTGTGAAGACAGCGGAAAAATCTGCAAAGCCTGAGTTCAGCATATCACAACAAAGTGCAAACTTCATATACAATTCTTTTTACCTCCAGTAggactctgtgcactttgcgtAAAAAGTCTTCATCGTTCTCATAGTTTGATACAGGTGTGCTGGGGAGTTCCTGCAGATATCCCAGCTGTGGAAACAAACCATTTAGGCAATGCTCATATTAGTCCCTTGTTGAATGATTAGTTGAACCAGCCTCACCCCTTCAGCTGCTTGGATTAAAGCGctccactccaactttggtaTCATTCGGCTCACAAACTGAGGGTTGAACTCGATTTCATTCACTTTGACCTCTGTCGCCtttggagaggagagaaaagagacagaCGATTAATAAGCAGAccagtttcttccctgaaaACCTACATGAAAGAATTTTCATGCGTCACATTTGTTCTAATACTGGGTTCTCAAAGTGGCAACACAGCCAGAGggatacatccatccatccatcttccataccacttatcctacacagggtcgcgggggagccaatccagggaactcgggggtGAAAAGTGGGGGACTCTGGAtagagtgccaacccatcacagggcacaatcgcacacacattcacacactaccgacaacttggaaatgccaatcagccttgaGCACGTGTCTTtttactgggggaggaaacccctcaAGCACAGGGAGAAAGTCCACACATACAGAGTGGaagtgggattcaaaccccaaaccctggaggtgtgaggcatatttactaaccactaacccaccgtgtaattattattattgttttacagTGTTCATTCTGGTCACGTGAATCAGTTTATTCTAAAGCTcagtaacttaaaaaaaaaagtctaatattagtttcaatttaataataaaaaaattaggaaaGGTGCTGTTAATATGGTATAAATTATTCAAAGTTTAcggttagatttatttatttatatttaaacacaGTGTAACTGGTGTTGGGATTTGCAGGTTattataaactttttattttccatataaagctttaaggaagttgttataagtGATGACgaacaataaaaatgataaataagacAAAGATAAGACGCTCTAATTGGATACAAATCACAAGACCTAATTAAAGAACACATTCATTTAAAGGGAAGTTTTCAACAAAGCAACAAGAGTTGACAACAAACATCAGGACATGTTTTAAATCTCATCATGCCACCCATGAGACTTGTTATTGTGATATAATTGTACAAGCCTAATAGTCTGAATGTCAAGCTATTGCCAGGCAGATTTTAGCCTCTCATCTAATATTCCAATACATCAGCCATCACTGATCTAGTGAGCTTAGTTAGCTAACTTAGCAGATCACATGTGTTTACCTTGATCAGCAGAGGATATCCTTTAGTTACTCCTTTCACATGCGACGTCAACATGTTATGCGTTAGCAACTTCATTGTAGCAGTCTCTGTGATGTTATATCTAAGgaagaatttaaaaatatatagatcACCACGGGCTAGGTATAATAAGTATTCACTAGCTTTGCTATCACGTGTTGTTCTTCTGTGCTGTTGAAATAAGCGTTAAGGATAAACTCAGGCACGACAGTGCCACCTGCAGGCCATGAACAGACTCGTGTTAAACAGGGGCTCTCAAACTAACGATCACTTTCTGTACACCCTTTTATCTGTAAAAACAACTCCACGTCGCCCCTCACTACACACGTATTTCATGAACTATTCATTACGAGGCTCAATATCCAAATATGTACAATGATATTCCTGCTATTTATTGGAACCATAGAgattttttattcctgaacctATTCACTGACAAACACATTACATTCCAAAACATGACGTGTAGACCTACTGGTTTACGGACTGGACACGTCGACCAGTTAAACATATAACGGAGCAGTGTAACAAacgaacaaataaacaaacaaacaaacaaaacaaaacaaaaaaatcacagaccTTGATTTCTGTCACAGTTTCTGCCACCATCAAAAAGTCCATGATAACATTTTCTCCAGCAGATATTATTTGCATGATATtcggataattgcataaataagCATGGgtacaggtattcctattaaagtggccagtgtgTGTAGGTTAAAACAGCACCACACATTGGCAGAGAGATTGACAATTTACCAATCATATTACAAAACCTTATTCCAATgtacaggttttatttattttattttattttattttattttattatattatatatatatatatatatatatatatatatatatatatatatatatatatatatatatatatatatatatatgtgtaattGTGTTTATACATTGTCTTGGTATTATACAGATTAATTTTACAGCTTATGATATAGTAATAATTAcagataaacaaaacacagtgaaAGCTATGATTTTCATAGCCTGTAGATCACCCTATTAAAACACTCAACCCACAAACATACACATCCTAACTCATAAGACACtgtgtacatgtacatatgCACTTCCCTTAAACTTCATTAATAAGTGTAACATATTAACCACAAGCCTTTTTAATCTTTCAGTTGCTGAAAGCCCTTTACAATACAAAGACATCATCGCATGAATATGATTAGCAGTTTTGTTACTTATAatgacaaatatttaaaaaaaaataaatctagaaAGGCAACTAAACAAGACAAAGCCAAGTGAGGTTGAACAACACTTCTCAGTCTGTGGAACTAAAAATTATGTATTGGACACTAAAACTTCAGGACCTGAGCATGGAAATGCCACAGAACCATGTATATGGAGATTAGGAAAATAAGCTAAACATTCAAATTGATGTTAATTATGGCACGCTAACACCGGGGGCATACCACACAGGATGTGGGAGAATCACTAGTACACTTTAGattgtattatgtattattattattgtattatggAAAGGCCACTTTTACACTGCCTCCCATGCTGCTTTGACAAAAATGCTGTCTTAGATCCCAATCTGGACATTTTGATCAATGTCATAATTCCTTAGAATGGGTGAAAGAAATACTGAACAATTCAAATAActaattacataataataataataataataataataataatgatgaaacaTCCCAGATAACCAGTGTGTAATTCCGAgaggaaagaagaaata is drawn from Ictalurus furcatus strain D&B chromosome 8, Billie_1.0, whole genome shotgun sequence and contains these coding sequences:
- the trmt112 gene encoding multifunctional methyltransferase subunit TRM112-like protein encodes the protein MKLLTHNMLTSHVKGVTKGYPLLIKATEVKVNEIEFNPQFVSRMIPKLEWSALIQAAEGLGYLQELPSTPVSNYENDEDFLRKVHRVLLEVEVIEGALQCPESGREFPISRGVPNMLLNEDES